From Aedes albopictus strain Foshan chromosome 1, AalbF5, whole genome shotgun sequence, one genomic window encodes:
- the LOC134289570 gene encoding uncharacterized protein LOC134289570 — MNPSCDSMADISLQQSCPLCRLPDSNDMISCDECERCFHLPCAGVTENVNHGWSCRECVLARVPAPAPSHSRTLTVGGTALLNRSQIAARQAVPKELPTFTGEPEEWPLFFASFENTTHLCGFSPQENMARLQKCLRGKALEAVKCQLLHPSNVNQVLSTLKMLFGRPEIIVHSLLQKINGLPSPKADRLCTLIDFALAVRNMVATVKACNLEEHLCNLTLLHSLTERFPPMIRLNWATHRQGLRSVTLSEFSDWLYNLAEAASAVTMPQFSCSSENKTHRSRRDDGFLNSHIEMDSEGDSGCIVCHGNCDGVEKCAKFLSFNLSDRWDKLREYKLCRSCLCNHRGPCRSAKPCGKNGCPYKHHRLLHNDAKDKQEASSSNSTSRTPQQKVSPETESCNTHRGGKKTVLFQYIPVILYHQGIELRTYAFLDSGSSLILMEESLSRELNLQGEKYPLCLRWTADTCRYEKDATIVSLKISGTHSNSSQHHLSEVYTVKDLKLPSQSLPARQLTESYSQLKGLPIEPYYNVRPKLLIGMSNAKVLHPLEGREGKSDEPVAVKTHLGWTVYGVCPPEASRTSDEIPRSFHICFHYHDSDDKLHEAVKNYFALDSLGIRGQETQLLSKENERALAKLEDTTTFQNGRYEVALLWKYDDVRLPNNRSMALRRHDCLVKRMEREPELADTLRAKMADYERKGYIRKLTATESLKTGDRTWYLPIFPVFNPNKPGKVRIVFDAAAFFKGVSLNSVLAKGPDQLNDLPPVLYKFRERSIGLGGDVAEMFHQMRMNAEDEDSQRIVWCANNGTTEACDYVMQVVTFGATCSPSTALFVLNKNATRFASEYPAAVDAIHHRHYVDDMLTSVDTEEEAIKLANEVRYVHQQGGFHMRNWVSNSSTVLEAIGENSKHEKSMEMNADLAMEKVLGMWWDTTMDVFRYKLSTDRSRNLLTGAKHPTKRDLLRTLMAIYDPLGLIANYLMYLKVLLQEVWRAKTEWDEEIGEKKLEKWRTWLRIMPELESVELPRCYYRAETSIDEAIIELHTFVDASELEYAAVSYFRFEKDGLIHCALVGSKTRVAPLKFVSIPRLELQAAVIGTRLARSIAAGHSIKIARRYYWTDARDVMCWLQSDHRRYSQFVAFRVGEILEATDVKEWRWLSTKINVADDGTKWKNKPDLSPESRWFNGPPFLWKSKDYWPKSSLNNVETVEEIRTSVLHHTEGAVRTILLPQDYSSWCRLQRVTAFVQRFVSNIRLRKAAQQPNTGSLTRDELLGAELFHIKRAQEDVYADELAIIADGDRRLHKRNPLFKVSPFIDEQGIMRIQSRLGRRHEKRWGIIVTCLTTRAIHLELAASMNTSSCILALKNCFARRGTPIEIISDRGTNFVGADKELKAAAAAIDQDKLMSEFTTAVTTWRFNPPATPHMGGCWERLIQSVKKILNKVKPQRVPTEEVLRSYLIEVENVINSRPLTHVPVDDSSSPALTPIHFLLGSSDGSKPLVPYDECPLELQRSWKASQALANLFWKRWENSL, encoded by the exons ATGAATCCATCCTGTGATTCGATGGCGGATATCAGTTTGCAACAGTCCTGCCCACTATGCCGGCTGCCGGATAGCAACGATATGATCAGTTGCGACGAATGCGAGCGGTGTTTCCATCTCCCTTGCGCTGGAGTCACTGAGAATGTGAATCATGGTTGGAGCTGCCGGGAATGCGTCCTCGCTAGAGTTCCTGCTCCAGCACCATCGCACTCAAGAACTCTAACAG TGGGAGGGACTGCTCTGTTGAATAGAAGCCAGATCGCCGCTCGTCAAGCTGTACCGAAGGAGTTGCCAACATTTACCGGCGAACCGGAAGAGTGGCCCTTGTTCTTCGCTTCCTTTGAGAATACCACCCACCTCTGCGGATTCTCCCCTCAAGAAAACATGGCTCGCCTACAGAAATGCCTCAGAGGAAAGGCTCTGGAGGCGGTGAAATGTCAACTGCTTCATCCAAGTAATGTAAACCAAGTCCTCTCCACGTTGAAGATGCTTTTTGGACGCCCGGAGATCATAGTGCATTCGCTGCTGCAAAAAATTAACGGTCTGCCTTCACCCAAAGCGGATCGCCTTTGTACGCTGATCGATTTCGCTTTAGCTGTGCGTAACATGGTGGCTACTGTGAAAGCCTGCAATTTAGAGGAACACCTGTGTAACCTCACTCTGCTACACAGCTTAACTGAACGATTTCCACCAATGATCCGTTTAAATTGGGCAACGCATCGACAAGGTCTCCGTTCTGTGACGTTGTCTGAATTCAGCGACTGGTTATACAACCTAGCGGAAGCAGCGAGCGCTGTTACGATGCCACAGTTTTCTTGTTCATCCGAAAACAAAACCCATCGTAGTCGACGAGACGACGGGTTCTTGAACTCTCATATCGAGATGGATTCCGAAGGTGATAGCGGTTGCATCGTCTGCCATGGGAATTGTGATGGAGTTGAGAAATGCGCAAAGTTTTTGTCATTCAACCTTTCCGACCGCTGGGACAAGCTTCGAGAATATAAACTGTGCCGTAGTTGCTTATGCAATCATCGCGGTCCTTGCAGGTCGGCGAAACCGTGTGGAAAAAACGGCTGTCCATACAAGCATCATCGGCTTCTACACAATGATGCGAAGGATAAACAAGAGGCGTCATCTTCCAATTCCACCAGCCGCACTCCTCAGCAAAAGGTCAGTCCCGAAACCGAATCTTGCAACACGCATCGAGGAGGGAAGAAAACGGTACTTTTCCAATATATTCCGGTTATTCTGTACCATCAGGGAATTGAATTGCGTACATATGCGTTCTTAGATAGTGGATCTTCCCTGATTTTGATGGAGGAGAGTTTGTCAAGAGAATTGAACTTGCAGGGCGAAAAGTATCCGCTTTGCTTGCGCTGGACGGCTGACACATGTCGTTATGAGAAGGATGCCACGATTGTTTCTTTGAAGATCTCCGGCACACACAGCAACAGCAGCCAACACCACTTATCGGAAGTCTACACGGTTAAGGATTTGAAACTTCCTTCGCAATCTCTTCCTGCTCGCCAACTAACGGAAAGTTATTCTCAACTTAAAGGCCTGCCGATTGAACCTTATTATAACGTTCGACCAAAGCTCTTGATCGGAATGAGCAATGCTAAGGTACTGCATCCCTTGGAAGGTCGTGAGGGAAAGTCCGACGAACCAGTAGCAGTGAAGACGCATCTGGGTTGGACGGTATATGGCGTTTGTCCACCAGAAGCTAGTAGGACATCAGATGAAATCCCACGAAGTTTTCATATCTGCTTCCATTATCACGATTCCGATGACAAATTGCATGAAGCTGTGAAGAACTATTTTGCACTCGACAGTTTAGGCATCCGTGGACAAGAAACTCAACTACTCTCTAAGGAAAATGAACGAGCTCTTGCGAAGCTGGAAGATACTACAACGTTCCAGAATGGCCGATATGAAGTAGCGCTACTCTGGAAATATGATGACGTGCGACTTCCGAATAACCGATCGATGGCGTTAAGACGTCATGACTGCTTGGTTAAAAGAATGGAACGTGAGCCCGAATTAGCAGACACATTACGAGCAAAAATGGCAGATTACGAACGCAAAGGTTACATTCGCAAGCTCACAGCTACCGAGAGCCTGAAAACGGGGGATCGAACATGGTACCTGCCGATTTTCCCTGTGTTTAATCCTAATAAGCCAGGGAAGGTCCGAATTGTTTTCGACGCGGCCGCTTTCTTCAAAGGCGTTTCCTTGAACTCCGTGTTGGCGAAAGGCCCAGATCAGTTAAATGATTTACCACCTGTGCTGTATAAGTTCCGTGAGCGTTCGATTGGTTTGGGAGGCGACGTAGCAGAaatgttccaccagatgcgcatGAACGCCGAAGATGAGGACAGTCAGCGGATCGTATGGTGCGCTAACAATGGAACAACGGAAGCATGTGACTACGTTATGCAGGTGGTGACATTTGGAGCTACATGTTCACCCAGCACTGCACTCTTCGTGCTGAACAAGAATGCGACACGATTTGCAAGCGAATATCCGGCTGCTGTTGACGCGATTCATCATAGGCACTATGTTGACGATATGTTAACAAGCGTAGATACGGAAGAAGAGGCGATAAAACTGGCGAACGAAGTCCGATATGTTCATCAACAGGGCGGATTCCACATGAGGAATTGGGTTTCCAATTCGTCGACAGTTTTGGAAGCAATCGGAGAAAATTCCAAGCACGAAAAATCGATGGAAATGAATGCTGATCTGGCTATGGAGAAAGTTCTCGGCATGTGGTGGGACACTACGATGGACGTTTTTCGCTACAAGCTCTCTACGGATCGTAGCAGGAACCTTCTCACCGGTGCTAAACACCCAACTAAACGGGATTTGCTACGAACACTGATGGCCATCTACGACCCGTTAGGTCTCATAGCCAACTATTTGATGTACCTGAAAGTACTTCTTCAAGAGGTGTGGAGAGCAAAAACAGAATGGGACGAGGAAATCGGAGAAAAGAAATTGGAGAAGTGGCGCACTTGGTTGCGCATTATGCCGGAGCTAGAATCAGTGGAACTCCCTCGTTGCTATTACCGGGCCGAGACGAGTATTGACGAAGCCATTATCGAGCTCCATACGTTCGTCGATGCTAGTGAGCTAGAATACGCAGCCGTTTCCTATTTTCGTTTCGAGAAGGATGGGCTTATTCACTGCGCCCTTGTTGGAAGCAAAACCCGAGTAGCACCCCTAAAGTTTGTCTCCATCCCCCGTCTCGAACTTCAAGCGGCAGTCATCGGTACACGTTTGGCCCGTAGTATAGCAGCTGGCCATTCTATAAAAATTGCTCGCCGGTACTACTGGACTGACGCCCGAGATGTTATGTGCTGGCTACAATCAGACCACAGGCGTTACTCTCAATTTGTGGCCTTTCGTGTGGGAGAGATATTGGAAGCAACGGATGTCAAGGAATGGAGGTGGCTGAGCACTAAGATAAACGTAGCAGACGATGGAACAAAGTGGAAGAACAAACCTGATCTCTCACCGGAGAGCCGTTGGTTCAATGGACCACCATTTCTGTGGAAATCAAAAGATTATTGGCCGAAGTCGTCTCTGAACAACGTAGAAACCGTCGAAGAAATCCGCACGAGTGTGTTGCATCACACGGAAGGAGCAGTTAGGACCATCCTGCTACCGCAGGATTACTCATCATGGTGTCGCCTACAACGCGTGACCGCTTTCGTTCAACGATTCGTAAGTAACATCCGGTTGAGGAAGGCGGCCCAGCAACCAAATACCGGATCGCTCACGCGAGATGAACTTCTTGGAGCAGAACTATTCCACATCAAACGAGCCCAGGAAGATGTCTATGCAGATGAATTAGCGATAATTGCGGATGGAGATCGTCGTCTTCATAAGAGGAATCCTCTATTCAAAGTTAGTCCATTTATTGACGAACAAGGTATAATGCGGATTCAGAGTCGGCTAG GTCGTCGTCACGAGAAGCGTTGGGGCATCATCGTAACATGCCTCACAACCAGGGCAATACACCTCGAACTGGCTGCTTCGATGAACACAAGCTCGTGTATTCTGGCACTGAAAAACTGCTTTGCTCGACGAGGTACTCCAATAGAAATCATCAGTGACCGAGGGACAAATTTTGTAGGCGCAGACAAGGAGCTTAAAGCTGCGGCTGCAGCGATAGAccaggacaaacttatgtcggaATTCACCACGGCAGTGACAACATGGCGCTTCAATCCCCCTGCGACGCCTCATATGGGAGGCTGCTGGGAGCGTCTAATACAATCTGTTAAGAAGATCCTGAACAAAGTCAAGCCACAGCGAGTACCCACTGAAGAGGTGTTGAGGAGCTACTTAATTGAAGTAGAGAATGTAATTAATAGCCGACCGTTGACGCATGTCCCCGTTGATGACTCTTCATCACCAGCTCTTACACCAATACATTTCCTGTTGGGCTCATCAGATGGATCGAAACCGCTAGTTCCTTACGACGAATGCCCGTTGGAGTTGCAGCGATCCTGGAAGGCATCACAAGCTCTCGCTAACCTCTTCTGGAAGCGTTGG GAGAACTCGTTGTAA